Below is a genomic region from Brassica oleracea var. oleracea cultivar TO1000 chromosome C9, BOL, whole genome shotgun sequence.
AGTGTGAAGTTTTGAAAATTTTTTTTGTCAACCTCATGACCTCTCTTTAACTTTTTTTTTGATCAAACCATACTTGCATTTAATTTAGAAGAGTTTAAACTCCATTAAAGGAGAATAAGACAAGACTGCACTGAGCCAAACAAACCAAACACTGGTAAAGTAAAAGATAGAATGGCGACACAAATCACAAAAAGAAACCATAAGAAATTGCATCACAACAGTTTCATAGACATTCTGAAAGATCGCATCTAGTGTAACCCATAAGACCACACATACTGTACCATACGCAGAGAGCATTCGTTGGGAGGAAGATCCTTGCAATACCAACAATGCTTGTTCATCCAATTCACTCCATACATGAGAAAATATTAGGAACAGAGACTGCTCCAACAAGGAGACAAACGGGTAATCTATACCCACCATAATCATATTCATTCGGCTAAGTATACCAATGAACTTCTCTTTCAACTGCCACCAAAAAGAGAACAAATACACAGCACCAATAACTCGAATGAAGACAATAATATGACTGCACACAACAGTAAGATAACTGCACACAACAGTAATAAATCACACCGAAACGACACAAGGACCACCAAAGGTGGAAACAACAGAAGCTATGTCCATCAGTACATCACCTAATAAACCCATGTTCCTCATTTCCAATGTCACCTAGAAAAATAGCTTTCTATCTCATTCATCAGAAGAGGAATAAGCGGAAAATAACGAGCTAAGGTGAACCTGGAACACAATAAAAGGAGAGGGGAGAGGTAGGACGGAATAGGACCTGCTGGAAGCCCAGTCCACGCGCTGACATGGAGTCGACATGACGTCGGTATAACGAACTGGAGAAAACCCGGTAATGAGACTGCATACTGCAGTAAAAAAGTCACTGAATGACCCATTAACAAACACCAACAAACCAGCCTCCGAGATTGAATGAGAGGAGCCCAGCTCCAGAATCCAGGAGGTCGAGGTCATAGAAGAGATGGAAGGCCTAAGAATCCTTGAATCAAAGTATACTGGAACTTGAAAAAATCTCAGATTTAGATCTAGATTCAAAAATGATTCTGTTGAAGGGGCCAGAGCGGGGAGATGAAAGGAGACGATGGAAACTTCTTCAGAGGTGAACGGTCTGTTTGAGATGGAGACTCCGGCAAAGTAAAACGGACTGCTTGAGATGAAAACTTCGACGGTTGCAGAAGGTCTTTTGGAGAGAAATGCTTTAACGGGGGAAGATGGAAAGTCGGGTGGTTCTGGAAGTTCAGGTTCCGACAACTGACCGGACTCCATGGCGGAGGAGGGGAAGAAGGCCACAACGGCCTCTTGCGGCTAGGGTTTTGACCTCTCTTTAACAACTCTATAGTTTTAGTATTATGTATATCCTTCATCCGTTTATATCTTTATAGCGCATTCCGAACCATTCCGGTTTCCCTCAAAAGCGTAAGTATGGGCACGCGTATATGATTACTCTTCGCATACTTATACGGCGCGGCGCCTTACACTTTACTTACTACTAATAAACAACTAATCGTTCCTTCCCGTTAATATTGACTTCAACCATTAATTGTTTGGAAGACCATGCATGAATACTCTAACTATTTAAAGATCAAATTGTTGACTCTTCAAAATTATAGTTTCTTGCTCTGGGACATCAATATCGTTGCCCAAGCCTATAGTTCCTTACTTATTGTCCTGATCTCTCTTTCTAGATATGATGGATTATGCGAGATTAATGGTTATACACACCAATATCTCGAATGAGGGTATTGGAGAGAAGATACCACATCGGAAATATGAAAGAGACTTGAGTAATATATAAGGGGCTTGAGCCACTCCACTAATTGCCAATTGGTTTTAAGTTGGAAGCCCAAGAAACTTATCATGGTATCAGAGCGGACCCAATACACTGACTCATTAATCCGGCCCGGACAGTGGCCCGATCATCCCATTAGCTGATGGCCCATAGAAGGCTCAGTTCCGCCGAGATCGCTAGAAAATAAAGCATGATTTCAGAGGGGGTATGATGGATTATGCGAGATTAATGGTTATACACACCATTATCTCGAGGGAGAGTATTGGAGAGAAGATACCACATCGGAAATATGAAAGGGACTTGAGTAATATATAATGGACTTGGGCCAATCCACTAATTGCTAATTGGTTTTAAGTTGTAAGCCCAGGAAACTTGTCATGGTATCAGAGCCGGCCCAACACCCTGACCCATTAATCTGGTCCGGGCAGTGGTCCGATCATCCCATTAGCTGATAGCCCATAGAAGGCTCAATTCCACCGAAATCGCTAGAAAAATAAAGCATTATCTCGGAGGGGGTATGATGGATTCTGCGAGATTAATGGTTATACACACCATTATCTCGAATGAAGGTATTGGAGAGAAGATCCCACATCGAAAATATGAAAGGGGCTTGAGTAATATATAAAAGACTTGGACCAATCCACTAATTGCCAATTGGTTTTAAGTTGGAAGCCCAGGAAACTTATCAGATTAGTTGGAGTATTGAAGTCTCGTATGGTTGAGGCTTGAAGTTTGGAGTTAATGATCAAGCTGGGTTTACATGTTTTCACTTCCTTTTCATTTTGTGGTTGAAAATTGATCCGTATGGTTCTGTTGGAACACGCTTTTGCCTTTATATATATCCAAGCAATCTTGGGCCTAAGTAATAATAGTTTTATTCATTGTCAACCTTTAGTCCTAGCTACTAATAGTTTCATTCATTGTCACGTTAATGGCATATAAAACAAGAGAAACTGAATTGCCAAAGATATGTAATATATATGGAATGAAAAGGGAATAGATGAACGTTTAAAAGATATATTTGAATTACTATCTATCTTCTATCGTGTACACTTTATTATATTCTACTTTAATTTCCAGAAGATCTACCATGGCAGACATAGAGATGGCTCCTCTGTTAAGAGATCAAAATGCGGTGGAGGAAGGCGGAGATATATGGATAGAGACGAAGAAGCTATGGAGTATTGTTGGACCGGCAATATTCACAAGAGTCGCGATATATTTATTCTTTCTCATCACTCAGTCGTTCGCGGGCCATCTTGGCGAGCTCGAACTCGCTGCCATCTCCATCGTCATCAACTTCATCATCGGCTTCACCTACGGCCTTCTGGTACACACAAACATATATAAACATTTTATGGCTTATATATAAAATTTTAACCTTTTAAGAGGCTATATATATATATGAAAATACCTTCAAATATCGATAAATCAAAATGTTGTTCAATAAATAGCACAAATATTTTTTTTATATAACATAGCATTTAGTATAAGATAAAAATAAATATATTATATATTTGAGTTTAGTCTTTAATGATTGAAGTTTAGAGTTTAGTATTTAGGCCATTTTGTTCTCCATCTTGCTCCTTCTTATGTTCTTCTTTGCAGCCCCGATTCTTAAGTTTCTTGGCCAGCCAGAAGACATCGCCCAGCTCTCTGGTACTGCCGCTGTTTTGGCCATTCCTCTCCATTTTGCATTTGTCTTCGTGTGCCCTATCAACCGATTTCTCCAATGCCAGCTCAAGAATGAAGTATGTAAATGAAATATCAATCCATTCAGAGGCTTAGATAGACTGATTATTCTTAGGATAACATTTTCATATAATGCATTTCATTTGTTTAAGTAATCAGTCATTATCTAAGTATATCCAGTTTTTCATTTCTTCTTTCAGCATAACATTATCTTGATGAGTGCATATTTATGTGATATTAATATCGCTAAATGTATTTACAATATTACCATCAGGTGCTAGCAATAACGGCTGGAGCGACACTTGTAGTTCACATATTTGTGTCCTGGCTTTTTGTGTACGGTCTTAAGCTTGGATTCATATGGACCATGATTACTTTTACTTTGTCATGGTGGCTCAATGCCATCATCTTGTTTGTTTACATCGTATGGGGAGGTTGTCCGCTCGCTTGGACCGGTTTCTCCATGGAAGCTTTCATGGGACTATGGGAATACGCTAAGCTCTCTGCCTCCTCCGGAATCATGCTGTGGTACTAGATATTGGTTTAGACGCCATTTGTATCGCATTTTTTCTTATGCTATACATATCGAAAACAACTTACGGTAGATTTTTATCGAGAGACAGCTTGGAGTTTTGGTATTATAGGATTTTAATTCTGATGACTGGAAATTTGGAGGATGCAAAAACTGCTGTTGACTCTTTGTCTATATGGTACGAAAAATATATTCATCTATTGCTTTTAGTTTAATATAGTATTTTAGTCACATTTATTCTGTATATCTTTTTGTTGAAAAACTTATAC
It encodes:
- the LOC106317113 gene encoding protein TRANSPARENT TESTA 12-like gives rise to the protein MDRDEEAMEYCWTGNIHKSRDIFILSHHSVVRGPSWRARTRCHLHRHQLHHRLHLRPSAPILKFLGQPEDIAQLSGTAAVLAIPLHFAFVFVCPINRFLQCQLKNEVLAITAGATLVVHIFVSWLFVYGLKLGFIWTMITFTLSWWLNAIILFVYIVWGGCPLAWTGFSMEAFMGLWEYAKLSASSGIMLCLEFWYYRILILMTGNLEDAKTAVDSLSICMSINGLEMMIPLAFFAGAG